A genomic region of Rhodococcus pyridinivorans contains the following coding sequences:
- a CDS encoding ArsR family transcriptional regulator: MKSVRQPVPAFVQLAAHPVRWQLLAALSGGDYRVREMVSLVGEPQNLVSYHLRLLRDGGLVRVSRSSFDGRDSYYHLDLDRCTEMLAGVGAALHPGLGCNRPPVTFTSETPSPVLFVCTGNSARSAIAEALLRQRTGGTVDTTSAGTCPKRNMHPNTVRVLREEFGIDIADRHPRHLDSLAGRRFGTVITLCDKAREVCPEFDGETRRIHWSIPDPAAASGADEETYPAFRVIAAEIDTRIRYLCETHAVTT, translated from the coding sequence ATGAAGTCGGTGCGTCAACCTGTCCCGGCCTTCGTGCAGTTGGCCGCCCACCCGGTGCGGTGGCAGCTGCTCGCGGCGCTGTCCGGCGGCGACTATCGGGTCCGGGAGATGGTGTCACTGGTCGGGGAGCCGCAGAACCTCGTCTCCTATCACCTCCGCCTGCTCCGCGACGGCGGGCTGGTGCGGGTTTCCCGCAGCAGCTTCGACGGCCGCGACAGCTACTACCACCTCGACCTCGACCGGTGCACCGAGATGCTGGCCGGCGTAGGTGCCGCACTGCATCCGGGGTTGGGGTGCAACCGCCCGCCTGTGACGTTCACATCCGAGACGCCCTCACCGGTGCTGTTCGTGTGCACAGGCAACAGTGCGCGCTCCGCAATCGCGGAAGCTCTGCTCCGGCAGCGCACCGGCGGGACCGTCGACACGACCAGCGCAGGCACCTGCCCGAAACGGAACATGCACCCGAACACGGTGCGGGTGCTGCGAGAAGAATTCGGGATCGACATCGCCGACCGACATCCCCGCCACCTCGACAGCCTCGCCGGCCGCCGGTTCGGCACGGTGATCACCTTGTGCGACAAGGCCCGCGAGGTATGCCCCGAATTCGACGGCGAGACTCGCCGGATCCACTGGAGTATCCCCGACCCGGCGGCGGCCAGCGGTGCCGACGAAGAGACCTATCCGGCCTTCCGTGTCATCGCGGCCGAGATCGACACCCGCATCCGATATCTGTGCGAGACCCATGCCGTCACAACATGA
- a CDS encoding VOC family protein, giving the protein MTTTDGYVSVRYLVDDVPAAVAFYTRYLGFTVLTHPAPAFADVIRGSLRLLLSGPASSGARATPEEFVGPGRNRIHLVVDDLDAEIARLRGAGIELRSNVVTGPGGRQILLADPAGNPIELFQPAADR; this is encoded by the coding sequence ATGACCACTACCGACGGATACGTCAGCGTCCGATACCTCGTCGACGACGTGCCCGCGGCCGTCGCCTTCTACACCCGTTATCTCGGCTTCACCGTGCTCACCCACCCCGCGCCCGCTTTCGCCGATGTGATCAGGGGTTCGCTGCGGCTGCTGCTGTCCGGGCCGGCGAGTTCCGGGGCCCGCGCCACCCCCGAGGAGTTCGTCGGTCCGGGCCGTAACCGGATCCACCTCGTCGTCGACGACCTCGACGCCGAGATCGCTCGCCTGCGTGGTGCCGGCATAGAACTCCGAAGCAATGTGGTGACCGGTCCGGGCGGTCGTCAGATCCTGCTCGCCGACCCCGCCGGCAATCCGATCGAACTGTTCCAGCCGGCGGCCGACAGATGA
- a CDS encoding phosphotransferase family protein — MGGVSGELKDELTKRLSSVLDGSWTLRRIERLTGGASRETWAITAVSATGGTRELILRRDPPGREDARRIAMEAASFDEAARIGVPVPDVIDRSGDEPHPGIGAYLVMSKVPGEALPQKLLRDENLAEVRAALPYELGRILARIHRMDIEAVPNLPEHDPLTSLFDEYLTNGNPVPTLEAAFAWLLRNRPPATGKAFVHGDFRNGNLLVDAEGVRGVLDWELAHVGDPMEDLGWLCTRTWRFGSPHPVGGFGSRDDLFRGYADESGEGPDPEVLHWWEVYGSLRWAVICRMQAAAAATGGDNTLELLAIGRRVAECEHDLLDLLDVPPHDETETPPATPQFLGAPPVEELLGAVREFVLEVGAGADAKTRYRSRVAAHVLGIAAREALFAPAVRETYRVRLAGLGYRSEAELALGVRAGRDHLDDPQVAEVIRGLAANRLKVANPKYR; from the coding sequence GTGGGTGGCGTCAGCGGTGAATTGAAAGACGAACTGACGAAGCGTCTTTCGTCGGTACTCGACGGCAGTTGGACGCTGCGGCGCATCGAACGGCTCACCGGTGGTGCGAGCCGCGAGACCTGGGCGATCACCGCGGTGTCGGCCACCGGCGGCACCCGGGAGTTGATCCTGCGCCGCGACCCGCCAGGACGCGAGGACGCACGCAGGATCGCAATGGAAGCGGCGTCCTTCGACGAGGCCGCCCGCATCGGCGTGCCCGTGCCCGACGTGATCGACCGCAGCGGCGACGAACCGCACCCCGGGATCGGCGCCTACCTCGTGATGTCGAAGGTGCCCGGCGAGGCACTGCCGCAGAAGTTGTTGCGCGACGAGAATCTGGCCGAGGTCCGCGCCGCACTGCCCTACGAACTCGGACGCATCCTCGCCCGGATCCACCGCATGGACATCGAGGCCGTACCGAACCTGCCCGAACACGACCCGCTGACCTCCCTGTTCGACGAGTACCTCACCAACGGCAACCCCGTGCCGACGCTCGAGGCCGCGTTCGCCTGGCTCCTCCGCAACCGTCCACCGGCGACCGGGAAAGCGTTCGTGCACGGCGACTTCCGCAACGGGAACCTCCTCGTCGACGCGGAGGGCGTGCGCGGGGTGCTCGATTGGGAACTTGCGCACGTCGGTGACCCGATGGAGGACCTCGGGTGGCTGTGCACCCGGACCTGGCGTTTCGGTTCGCCGCATCCGGTGGGCGGATTCGGTTCCCGCGACGACCTGTTCCGCGGGTACGCCGACGAATCGGGCGAGGGTCCCGACCCCGAGGTCCTCCACTGGTGGGAGGTCTACGGCTCGCTGCGGTGGGCGGTGATCTGCCGGATGCAGGCCGCCGCAGCGGCGACGGGAGGCGACAACACCCTCGAACTGCTCGCCATCGGCCGGCGCGTCGCCGAGTGCGAACACGACCTGCTGGACCTGCTCGACGTCCCTCCCCACGACGAGACGGAGACTCCGCCCGCCACCCCACAGTTCCTGGGAGCACCGCCCGTCGAGGAGCTGCTCGGGGCAGTGCGCGAGTTCGTCCTGGAGGTCGGGGCGGGCGCCGATGCGAAGACCCGCTACCGCAGCCGGGTGGCGGCGCACGTTCTCGGCATCGCCGCACGGGAGGCCCTCTTCGCCCCGGCGGTGCGGGAGACCTATCGGGTGCGGCTCGCCGGGCTCGGCTACCGCTCCGAAGCCGAACTCGCCCTCGGTGTGCGTGCAGGACGAGATCACCTCGACGACCCGCAGGTCGCCGAGGTGATCAGGGGGTTGGCCGCGAACCGGCTGAAGGTCGCGAACCCGAAATATCGCTGA
- a CDS encoding solute symporter family protein, with the protein MTGDADYLAIAICSAVISLTLWVTFAASRRAKSADGFFAAGRSISSWQNGFAIAGEFISAGSFLGTTGLIFSKGVDGTVILFTSVISFLPVLFLLAEKMRNLGKYTLADVLVFRTDSRNVRVAVALSTIATGTFVLLAQLVAAGVLLESVSGIPFWLSVVVAGSLMGIYVFVGGMLATTWVQVIKSTILSVLAIIVCFGILAQFGFAFPKVLDAATDNAVAGDAILSPGLIFGQTSAINLVSYALAFALGTAGMAHILIRFFTVPEATTARRSLGWTVALCSLFYLIVIVMGFGAAAVLGPNGTDLVGPGGNLAAPVLVTELGGGAGTVGGSIALALVAAVAFASIVAVVAGVVISAAGTFARDVWPAVTRKEPIENLDADEQAREDQAQARIARYGAVSFSVLAIGLAMLIGDDTNITFFMGMAFMVAGSAHLPALVLSLNWRRFNATGAVWGVLTGLVSTVVSLMFTEALWMGSGPAPLTIQLPVIVTMPLGIAACVIGSIVGEKRRGRGRLEDEKFAEMLVRAETGIGAEVAATH; encoded by the coding sequence ATGACCGGTGACGCCGATTATCTCGCCATCGCGATCTGCAGCGCCGTCATCTCCCTGACCCTATGGGTGACCTTCGCTGCATCCCGGCGCGCGAAGAGTGCCGACGGATTCTTCGCCGCAGGTCGCTCGATCTCGAGTTGGCAGAACGGATTCGCCATCGCGGGCGAATTCATCTCCGCCGGTAGCTTCCTCGGCACCACCGGTCTGATCTTCTCCAAGGGCGTCGACGGCACCGTCATCCTGTTCACGTCCGTCATCTCGTTCCTGCCGGTGCTGTTCCTCCTCGCGGAGAAGATGCGCAATCTCGGCAAGTACACCCTCGCCGACGTCCTCGTCTTCCGCACCGACTCGCGGAACGTGCGGGTCGCGGTCGCGCTGAGCACGATCGCCACCGGCACCTTCGTGCTGCTCGCCCAGCTCGTCGCCGCGGGTGTGCTCCTCGAATCCGTCTCGGGCATCCCGTTCTGGCTGTCGGTGGTGGTCGCCGGATCGCTCATGGGCATCTACGTCTTCGTGGGGGGCATGCTCGCCACCACCTGGGTGCAGGTCATCAAGTCGACGATCCTGTCGGTGCTCGCGATCATCGTGTGCTTCGGCATCCTGGCGCAGTTCGGGTTCGCATTCCCGAAGGTCCTCGACGCCGCAACCGACAACGCCGTCGCGGGCGACGCGATCCTGTCCCCCGGCCTGATCTTCGGCCAGACCAGCGCGATCAACCTCGTCTCCTACGCGCTCGCGTTCGCCCTGGGCACCGCCGGAATGGCGCACATCCTCATCCGGTTCTTCACCGTCCCCGAGGCCACGACGGCACGTCGCTCGCTCGGCTGGACCGTCGCGCTGTGCAGCCTGTTCTATCTGATCGTCATCGTGATGGGCTTCGGCGCCGCGGCCGTGCTCGGACCGAACGGCACCGATCTCGTCGGGCCCGGTGGCAACCTTGCGGCACCCGTCCTCGTCACCGAACTCGGTGGCGGAGCCGGCACGGTCGGTGGGTCCATCGCGCTCGCACTCGTCGCCGCGGTCGCCTTCGCGTCCATCGTCGCAGTGGTCGCCGGTGTCGTGATCTCCGCGGCCGGCACCTTCGCCCGCGACGTGTGGCCGGCGGTCACGCGGAAGGAACCGATCGAGAATCTCGACGCGGACGAGCAGGCCCGGGAGGACCAGGCCCAGGCCCGCATCGCCCGGTACGGGGCCGTGTCCTTCAGCGTCCTCGCCATCGGCCTGGCCATGCTCATCGGCGACGACACCAACATCACCTTCTTCATGGGCATGGCGTTCATGGTGGCCGGCAGTGCGCATCTGCCCGCTCTCGTGCTGAGTCTGAACTGGCGGCGCTTCAACGCCACCGGCGCGGTCTGGGGTGTGCTCACCGGTCTCGTCTCGACGGTCGTGAGCCTGATGTTCACCGAGGCCCTGTGGATGGGCAGCGGCCCCGCTCCCCTGACCATCCAGCTCCCGGTGATCGTCACCATGCCGCTCGGCATTGCCGCGTGCGTGATCGGATCGATCGTCGGCGAGAAGCGTCGGGGACGAGGCCGCCTCGAGGACGAGAAGTTCGCGGAGATGCTGGTGCGCGCGGAGACCGGCATCGGCGCGGAGGTCGCCGCCACGCACTGA
- a CDS encoding DUF485 domain-containing protein: MTDTVNGVPTSSPEDELVWTRMLRLPEIAELRRRRARVTNTLGGITVVLFTSFLVAFIGFPDQLGATVVLGIPLSLWVVFSQFAGTWVLVWAYFRLSRTYIGPAVDDAVVAVERNRPASEEVAS; encoded by the coding sequence ATGACCGACACCGTGAACGGCGTCCCCACCTCGTCCCCGGAGGACGAGCTCGTCTGGACGCGGATGCTCCGTCTTCCCGAGATCGCCGAGTTGCGTCGCCGACGCGCCCGCGTGACCAACACGCTCGGTGGCATTACCGTCGTGCTGTTCACGTCCTTCCTCGTCGCCTTCATCGGGTTCCCCGACCAACTCGGCGCCACCGTCGTCCTCGGCATCCCGCTGTCGCTGTGGGTGGTGTTCTCCCAGTTCGCCGGAACCTGGGTGCTGGTCTGGGCGTACTTCCGTCTCTCCCGCACCTACATCGGCCCCGCCGTCGACGACGCCGTGGTGGCCGTCGAACGGAACCGTCCCGCATCCGAGGAGGTCGCATCATGA
- a CDS encoding nuclear transport factor 2 family protein: MSSPHPGPSLLDRITHLEDLEAIRKLDAQYCRHLDDGNWDALMELFTDDGEFDGLSHPQGKEEMRTFFAGLADGGLTSFWHFITNLEIDLDGDRATVRSFLWQPCVTDGTPAIAAGRYNDEVVKVDGRWLYKVKQVRFHFFGPLEAGWDENLFALDSARGAAVRA; encoded by the coding sequence GTGTCCAGTCCCCATCCCGGACCGTCCCTGCTCGACCGCATCACCCACCTCGAAGACCTCGAGGCGATCCGGAAGCTCGATGCGCAGTACTGCCGCCACCTCGACGACGGCAACTGGGACGCGCTCATGGAGCTGTTCACCGATGACGGCGAGTTCGACGGCCTGTCCCACCCGCAAGGAAAGGAGGAGATGCGCACCTTCTTCGCGGGACTCGCCGACGGCGGCCTGACCTCCTTCTGGCACTTCATCACGAACCTCGAGATCGACCTCGACGGTGACCGCGCCACCGTGCGCTCGTTCCTGTGGCAGCCGTGCGTCACCGACGGCACCCCCGCGATCGCGGCCGGTCGCTACAACGACGAGGTCGTCAAGGTCGACGGCCGCTGGCTCTACAAGGTCAAGCAGGTGCGTTTCCACTTCTTCGGACCGCTCGAGGCCGGGTGGGACGAGAACCTCTTCGCGCTCGACAGCGCCCGCGGCGCGGCGGTGCGGGCATGA
- a CDS encoding TetR family transcriptional regulator — protein sequence MNSRSNGASSSIRERILETALDEFYECGFHGATMRNIANAAGCSAANVYNHFENKSELLVEILRRASDEQFTATRNALRKVGDDPAERWRAAVAAHALYTARNPRACLVANSELRYLGPLDRKRVVGSRDAQEQLFVDIAEDGVEQGLFTIERVHQGVTAVLTMCAGIPLWFRESGPLSAQEVADDFAGYALNLVGYSR from the coding sequence ATGAACAGCCGGTCGAACGGAGCGTCCTCGTCCATTCGGGAACGGATTCTCGAGACCGCGCTCGACGAGTTCTACGAGTGCGGATTCCACGGGGCGACGATGCGCAATATCGCCAACGCCGCAGGTTGCAGCGCTGCCAACGTCTACAACCACTTCGAGAACAAGTCGGAACTGCTCGTGGAAATTCTCCGCCGCGCGAGTGACGAGCAGTTCACGGCGACCCGCAACGCGCTGCGCAAGGTCGGTGACGATCCGGCCGAGCGGTGGCGCGCGGCGGTCGCGGCCCACGCGCTGTACACCGCGCGGAATCCGCGGGCCTGCCTGGTGGCGAATTCGGAACTGCGGTATCTCGGCCCGCTCGACCGCAAGCGCGTGGTGGGCTCACGCGACGCGCAGGAACAACTCTTCGTCGATATCGCGGAAGACGGTGTGGAGCAGGGACTTTTCACGATCGAACGAGTGCATCAAGGGGTCACCGCGGTGCTGACGATGTGCGCCGGCATCCCCCTCTGGTTCCGGGAGAGCGGACCCCTCTCGGCACAGGAGGTCGCCGACGATTTCGCCGGATACGCGCTCAATCTGGTCGGATATTCGCGCTGA
- a CDS encoding acyl-CoA dehydrogenase family protein, whose protein sequence is MTHRPSQPRTDSPRYLTEERLAIRDLARDFAMTKVLPVANELDPVQGAIPDSLKKEMAEIGFFGIMIPEEHGGLGLGVFEYCLVAEELSRAWMSVSGLLARGNGMGGGFTPEQEAALLPKVARGEYLGAYALSEAEAGSDVANISCRAVRDGDDWVVNGTKMWCTYADEADYLVLFARTDPNKDPAKPHRGISAFLVEKERGVFPEGISGTKVRKIGYFGWSTWELSFDNFRIPADKMLGEEGKGFYLAVSGLEVGRAHTAARAIGLARAALEDSIEYVHTRRQFGRPIGDFQHLRFKIAKMAADIEAARQLMYSVATDIDTGRRCSLEASMCKLVATEMAEQVTSEAVQIHGGAGYTTDFQVERHWRDARLTKIFEGTSEIQMRIISDELLGRPEQA, encoded by the coding sequence ATGACCCACCGCCCCTCGCAGCCGCGCACCGATTCCCCGCGCTATCTCACCGAGGAACGCCTCGCGATCCGCGACCTCGCCCGTGACTTCGCGATGACGAAGGTGCTGCCCGTCGCCAACGAACTCGACCCGGTCCAGGGCGCCATCCCCGACTCCCTCAAGAAGGAGATGGCCGAGATCGGCTTCTTCGGGATCATGATCCCCGAGGAACACGGCGGTCTCGGGCTCGGCGTCTTCGAGTACTGCCTCGTGGCCGAGGAACTGTCGCGGGCATGGATGAGCGTGTCGGGTCTGCTCGCCCGCGGCAACGGCATGGGCGGTGGATTCACCCCCGAGCAGGAGGCGGCACTGCTGCCCAAGGTCGCGCGCGGTGAGTACCTCGGCGCGTACGCCCTGTCGGAGGCCGAGGCCGGCTCCGACGTCGCGAACATCTCGTGCCGCGCCGTGCGCGACGGCGACGACTGGGTCGTCAACGGCACCAAGATGTGGTGCACCTACGCCGACGAGGCCGACTACCTCGTGCTCTTCGCCCGCACCGACCCGAACAAGGACCCGGCCAAGCCGCATCGCGGCATCAGCGCCTTCCTCGTCGAGAAGGAACGCGGCGTGTTTCCCGAGGGCATCTCGGGTACCAAGGTCCGCAAGATCGGCTACTTCGGGTGGAGCACCTGGGAACTGTCGTTCGACAACTTCCGCATCCCGGCCGACAAGATGCTCGGCGAGGAGGGCAAGGGCTTCTACCTCGCCGTCTCCGGCCTCGAGGTGGGCCGTGCCCACACCGCCGCCCGCGCCATCGGCCTCGCCCGCGCCGCGCTCGAGGACTCGATCGAGTACGTGCACACCCGCCGCCAGTTCGGCCGCCCCATCGGCGATTTCCAGCATCTGAGGTTCAAGATCGCGAAGATGGCCGCCGACATCGAGGCCGCACGCCAGCTGATGTACTCGGTCGCCACCGACATCGACACCGGCCGGCGGTGCTCGCTCGAGGCGTCGATGTGCAAGCTCGTCGCCACCGAGATGGCCGAGCAGGTCACCAGCGAGGCCGTGCAGATCCACGGCGGCGCCGGATACACCACCGACTTCCAGGTCGAACGCCATTGGCGCGACGCACGTCTGACGAAGATCTTCGAGGGCACCAGCGAGATCCAGATGCGCATCATCTCCGACGAACTCCTGGGAAGGCCCGAGCAGGCATGA
- a CDS encoding alpha/beta fold hydrolase, translated as MIEARYLEIGGALGFVEIVTPDARSGNALDATDLPTVLCIHTAGQSGVQWRHAARDLADRGYRVVVPDLPGHGRSEPAPGGPVTSLITYGDWLCEVLDALGIDRPFVMGCSIGGKLTLELATRPDRPLSGAVAMEAEPGPGRVNVTGLRRELEDVAGPSRSERTYLGTLASVGRSVPEVKAHTIALMHKREDPEISSSDLIGWGTHDVRDRLDRVTAPIHLVAGVDDPWIDPDAVARAADTINDALPGRARFTALAGIGHYPMEEIDDFAALADTWIGELRRVAVPEEAAL; from the coding sequence ATGATCGAGGCCCGCTACCTGGAGATCGGCGGAGCGCTCGGCTTCGTCGAGATCGTCACTCCCGACGCACGATCCGGCAACGCGCTCGACGCGACCGACCTGCCCACCGTCCTGTGTATCCACACTGCGGGCCAGAGCGGCGTGCAGTGGCGCCACGCGGCCCGGGATCTCGCCGACCGCGGCTACCGGGTGGTCGTCCCCGACCTGCCCGGCCACGGACGTTCCGAACCGGCACCCGGCGGCCCCGTCACGAGCCTGATCACCTACGGCGACTGGTTGTGCGAGGTGCTCGACGCGCTCGGGATCGACCGGCCGTTCGTCATGGGCTGCTCGATCGGGGGCAAGCTCACACTCGAACTCGCGACCCGCCCGGACCGTCCGCTGTCCGGGGCCGTGGCGATGGAAGCCGAGCCCGGCCCGGGCCGCGTCAACGTCACCGGTCTGCGCCGCGAACTCGAGGACGTCGCCGGACCGTCGCGCTCCGAGCGCACCTATCTGGGAACTCTTGCATCCGTGGGACGTTCGGTTCCGGAGGTGAAGGCGCACACGATCGCGCTCATGCACAAGCGGGAGGACCCGGAGATCTCGTCGTCCGACCTCATCGGCTGGGGAACCCACGACGTGCGCGACCGCCTCGACCGGGTGACCGCACCGATCCACCTCGTCGCCGGCGTCGACGACCCGTGGATCGACCCCGACGCCGTGGCCCGGGCAGCGGACACCATCAACGACGCACTTCCCGGACGCGCCCGCTTCACGGCACTGGCCGGTATCGGGCACTATCCGATGGAGGAGATCGACGACTTCGCCGCGCTCGCCGACACCTGGATCGGTGAACTGCGCCGGGTCGCTGTTCCCGAGGAGGCAGCGCTGTGA
- a CDS encoding AMP-binding protein encodes MTTTRTDTLPALLDGLVAANPDAPIAYDIVDDVAVARSRGEFRDRVEAVRSELDGIGMRAGQCIAVMLPNWSDALVWQFAASALGAHVIGVNTRYNTREVAHILTAARPAVVSVPAAFHGLDLFGRLTEAAASVPDVATPVVAVVPGPANPSASPADFDLGGGAWTAGSGDTRGASAPETPDTATLTPAGIDDDPEDRIAVAFTTSGSTGVPKLAAHRGNAVVRHGRADAAIMKVAEGDVALCVLPVSGVFGFSTAMAALAGGGALLMETVFDPDAVLRRMREVGVTHAVGADDLFGRLYDAWHDGERVDLSSLRWVGIADFLGRSHEIARWLRDEFGTHTSGVFGSSEVFALAMLWNADDPESVRWNGGGRAVDTAIELRVADPYDDRVLPAGEQGELQFRGPNVVDAYLGNPDAAARAFTADGWFRSGDLAVDLGDGGFRYVCRMGDVLRLRGFLVDPAEIETRLAEHPGVATAKVVGITGDGGYTEAIGFVVPTDDAPADTTSVTLRAWCRETLAAFKVPTAIHVIERMPTTVGGNGSKIRAVELREWAREWAGSERDFRAG; translated from the coding sequence GTGACCACCACCCGCACCGACACCCTGCCCGCACTGCTCGACGGGCTCGTCGCCGCGAATCCGGATGCCCCGATCGCCTACGACATCGTCGACGACGTGGCGGTGGCCCGCAGCCGCGGAGAGTTCCGCGACCGGGTCGAGGCCGTGCGCAGCGAACTCGACGGCATCGGCATGCGCGCCGGCCAGTGCATCGCGGTGATGTTGCCGAACTGGTCCGACGCACTCGTGTGGCAGTTCGCGGCCTCCGCGCTCGGTGCCCACGTCATCGGTGTCAACACCCGCTACAACACCCGTGAGGTCGCGCACATACTCACCGCCGCACGACCTGCCGTCGTGTCCGTGCCGGCCGCCTTCCACGGACTCGACCTGTTCGGTCGGCTCACCGAGGCCGCGGCGTCCGTGCCCGATGTGGCCACCCCGGTGGTTGCGGTGGTGCCCGGACCGGCGAACCCCTCGGCGTCCCCGGCCGACTTCGATCTCGGTGGAGGCGCGTGGACGGCCGGCAGCGGCGACACGCGTGGCGCGAGCGCTCCCGAGACCCCCGACACCGCGACACTCACCCCGGCCGGGATCGACGACGATCCCGAGGATCGGATCGCGGTGGCGTTCACGACATCCGGTTCCACGGGCGTGCCCAAGCTGGCCGCACATCGCGGCAACGCGGTCGTCCGTCACGGACGCGCCGACGCCGCGATCATGAAGGTCGCCGAGGGCGACGTGGCGCTGTGCGTGCTCCCGGTCTCGGGGGTCTTCGGTTTCAGTACCGCGATGGCGGCGCTCGCCGGTGGGGGAGCGCTGCTCATGGAGACGGTCTTCGATCCGGATGCGGTCCTGCGCCGGATGCGGGAGGTCGGGGTCACACACGCGGTGGGCGCCGACGACTTGTTCGGCCGTCTCTACGACGCCTGGCACGACGGCGAACGCGTCGATCTGTCGTCATTGCGCTGGGTCGGCATCGCCGACTTCCTCGGCCGCTCCCACGAGATCGCCCGATGGCTGCGCGACGAATTCGGCACCCACACCTCCGGTGTGTTCGGTTCGTCCGAGGTCTTCGCCCTCGCGATGCTGTGGAACGCCGACGATCCGGAATCGGTGCGTTGGAACGGTGGCGGACGCGCGGTCGACACGGCGATCGAACTGCGGGTCGCCGATCCCTACGACGATCGGGTCCTCCCGGCCGGCGAACAGGGCGAACTGCAGTTCCGCGGCCCGAACGTCGTCGACGCCTATCTCGGCAACCCCGACGCCGCCGCGCGCGCGTTCACGGCCGACGGTTGGTTCCGCAGCGGCGACCTCGCCGTCGACCTCGGCGACGGGGGTTTCCGTTACGTCTGCCGGATGGGCGACGTCCTGCGCCTGCGCGGCTTCCTCGTCGACCCCGCCGAGATCGAGACGCGTCTGGCGGAGCATCCCGGCGTGGCCACGGCCAAGGTCGTCGGCATCACCGGCGACGGCGGCTACACGGAGGCGATCGGTTTCGTCGTCCCCACCGACGACGCACCCGCGGACACGACCTCGGTGACCCTTCGGGCCTGGTGCCGCGAGACCCTCGCCGCCTTCAAGGTGCCCACGGCGATCCATGTCATCGAACGGATGCCCACCACGGTCGGGGGCAACGGCTCGAAGATCCGCGCCGTGGAACTGCGCGAGTGGGCCCGCGAGTGGGCCGGTAGCGAACGCGACTTCCGAGCCGGATAG
- a CDS encoding MFS transporter gives MSVRPAQRSDHRPARIHPAWWVAAVAFLALFGAAGFRAAPGALMVPLHDEFGWSTSVMSLAVSINLVLFGLVAPFAAALMDRFGMRRVISSALFLVALGAGGSVAMTASWQLLVFWGLLIGTGTGSMALVLAATIADRWFVERRGLVMGILTAGSATGQLVILPPVAALAENVGWRQASLVIAAAALVVVPLVWAVIRDHPDERGVLPYGADPETYIAPARATGGAVGRALEGLVFAVRHRAFWALAIAFAICGATTNGLVGIHFIPSAHDHGMPTTTAASLMAAVGIFDIVGTIASGWLTDKFDPRKLLAFYYTFRGVGLLLLPWLLQESVHPSMILFVVVYGLDWVATVPPTAMLCRRIFGDRGTIVFGWVFASHQIGAAAAAFGAGVIRDNLGTYTYAWWAGASLCAVAASLSILTRGRVATTAPMGRN, from the coding sequence ATGAGTGTGCGCCCGGCCCAGCGCAGTGACCACCGACCGGCCCGCATCCACCCGGCATGGTGGGTCGCCGCGGTGGCCTTCCTCGCGTTGTTCGGCGCCGCCGGCTTCCGGGCGGCACCCGGCGCGCTCATGGTGCCGCTGCACGACGAGTTCGGCTGGTCGACGAGCGTCATGTCGCTCGCGGTCAGCATCAACCTCGTCCTGTTCGGACTCGTCGCACCGTTCGCCGCCGCCCTGATGGACCGGTTCGGCATGCGCCGGGTGATCTCGTCGGCGCTGTTCCTGGTGGCCCTCGGCGCCGGTGGCAGCGTCGCCATGACCGCCTCGTGGCAGTTGCTCGTGTTCTGGGGACTGCTCATCGGTACCGGCACGGGGTCGATGGCCCTGGTCCTGGCGGCGACCATCGCCGACCGGTGGTTCGTCGAGCGGCGCGGCCTGGTGATGGGCATCCTCACGGCCGGTTCCGCGACCGGCCAGCTGGTGATCCTCCCTCCCGTGGCCGCGCTCGCGGAGAACGTCGGGTGGCGGCAGGCCTCCCTCGTGATCGCCGCGGCGGCGCTCGTCGTCGTCCCGCTGGTGTGGGCGGTGATCCGCGATCATCCCGACGAGCGCGGCGTCCTGCCCTACGGGGCCGACCCCGAGACCTACATCGCGCCGGCGCGGGCGACCGGTGGTGCCGTCGGCCGCGCTCTCGAAGGGCTGGTCTTCGCGGTGCGTCACCGGGCGTTCTGGGCCCTCGCGATCGCCTTCGCCATCTGCGGAGCCACCACCAACGGACTCGTCGGCATCCACTTCATCCCGTCGGCCCACGACCACGGCATGCCCACGACCACCGCGGCGAGCCTCATGGCCGCCGTGGGGATCTTCGACATCGTCGGCACCATCGCCTCCGGATGGCTGACCGACAAGTTCGACCCCCGCAAGCTGCTGGCCTTCTACTACACCTTCCGCGGCGTGGGTCTGCTCCTGCTGCCCTGGTTGCTGCAGGAGTCCGTGCACCCGAGCATGATCCTGTTCGTCGTGGTCTACGGCCTGGACTGGGTCGCCACCGTGCCGCCGACTGCGATGCTGTGCCGCCGGATCTTCGGCGACCGCGGAACCATCGTGTTCGGCTGGGTGTTCGCCTCCCACCAGATCGGTGCCGCGGCGGCCGCTTTCGGAGCCGGGGTCATCCGCGACAACCTCGGCACCTACACCTACGCGTGGTGGGCCGGAGCGTCCCTGTGCGCGGTCGCCGCGTCGCTGTCGATTCTCACCAGGGGCCGCGTCGCCACGACCGCACCGATGGGCCGCAACTGA